TAATTGGGAAAACAGTGACACTTCCGATTGTCGGACGTGAGATTCCGATTGTCGCGGATGATTATGTCGATATGGAATTTGGAAGCGGTGCAGTAAAAATTACACCTGCTCATGACCCGAATGACTTTGAAATTGGAAATCGTCATAATCTAGAGCGTGTGCTTGTCATGAATGAAGATGGCACAATGAATGACCTGGCAGGTAAATACAAAGGTATGGACCGTTTTGATTGCCGTAAGCAAATTGTGAAAGACCTACAAGAGATGGGCGTTTTATTTGAAATCGAAGACCATTTACACTCTGTTGGACATTCGGAACGAAGCGGTGCGGTTGTTGAACCTTATTTATCTACACAATGGTTTGTTAATATGGAACCACTTGCGAAAGCTGCGATTGAACTTCAAAAAGGTGAAGAAAAAGTTAATTTCGTTCCATCCCGTTTTGAAAACACGTACTTAAATTGGATGGAAAACATTCATGATTGGTGTATTTCACGTCAACTATGGTGGGGTCACCGAATTCCAGCTTGGTATCATAATGAAACAGGTGAAGTGTACGTCGGTCATGAAGCACCTGCAGACAGTGAAAACTGGAAACAAGATGAAGATGTGTTAGATACTTGGTTCTCCTCTGCATTATGGCCGTTTTCAACGCTCGGTTGGCCAGATGCTGATAACGAAGAGTTTAAGCGTTACTATCCAACAGATGCACTCGTTACAGGATATGATATTATTTTCTTCTGGGTGTCCCGCATGATTTTCCAGGGAATTGAATTTACAGGCGAACGTCCATTTAAAGACGTGTTAATTCACGGACTAGTACGTGATGCGGAAGGCCGTAAAATGTCGAAATCACTTGATAACGGTGTTGATCCAATGGAAGTCATTGAAAAATACGGTGCGGATGCGCTCCGTTATACACTTTCAACAGGTGCATCACCAGGTCAAGACATTCGTTTTTCATGGGATCGTGTTGAGTCAAACTGGAATTTTGCGAATAAAATTTGGAACGCTTCACGTTTTGCGCTCATGAATATGGACGGCATGACCTATGATGAAATTGATCTAACAGGTGAAAAATCAGTTGCGGATACGTGGATTTTAACACGTTTAAACGAAACGATTGGAGAAGTAACAAGACTTGCAGATAAATATGAGTTTGGTGAAGTAGGCCGTGCGCTTTATTCATTCATTTGGGATGATTTCTGTGATTGGTATATTGAAATGGCGAAGCTTCCATTATACGGTGACGATGAAGCTGCGAAGAAAACGACACGTTCAGTTCTTGCATACGTGTTAGACAACACAATGCGTTTATTACATCCATTCATGCCATTCATTACAGAAGAAATTTGGCAGAACTTACCGCATGAAGGCGAGTCCATTACAATCGCATCATGGCCAGTTGTCGATGCGTCTCTTTCTGATGAGGCACGTGCATCTGAAATGCAACTGCTTATGGATATTATCCGCTCAGTTCGTAATATCCGCGCAGAAGTAAATACGCCAATGAGTAGACCAGTTCCGTTCTATATTTCAACGAGAGAAGAAAAAACAACTGAGATCCTGGAAGCGAATCGCAAGTACATTGAACGATTCTGTAACCCGGAAACGTTAACGATTGGCAAAGGAATTGAAGCACCAGGCAAATCGATGTCTGCAGTCATTACAGGCGCAGAACTGTTCTTGCCACTAGAAGGGCTTATCAATATTGAAGAAGAACTTGCTCGATTAGAAAAAGAACTGAAAAAATGGGATAGCGAAGTGAAACGCGTTCAAGGCAAATTATCTAACGAACGTTTCGTAGCGAACGCACCAGAAGCAGTCGTTGCTGAAGAACGTGCAAAAGAACAAGATTATCTCGAGAAATACGCGACGGTTGAGAAGCGTATGGAGGAATTGAAAGAAATTTAAATGATACATTTAACGCCCCCGCCAATATTGGTGGGGGTTGTTTAATTGAGAAATGAATGAGACCAAAGAAGAGTCTATTAAACATCATATTACTGCTTATCTGATTGAAATAGCGCGGTCTGGATAGTATAGTCAAATGAAAATAGGCAATTGAGGTGACAGCAATGAATAGAAATTCTAGAAGAATTGCAATTCTTGATGCCGCATCGAAAATCGTGGCAGAGAAAGGAATTTTTGATTTAACGATAGATGCCGTAGCAGAAGAAGCCGGTATTAGTAAAGGCGGTTTACTTTATCATTATCGATCAAAAGAAGTATTAGTTGAAAAAATGGTAGAGCATTTGGCAACAAACTACAGAATTAAAATCGCTAAAAGTGCAGTAGAAGACAAAGAAGAAAAAGGTAAGTGGACACGTGCTTATTTAGATGTCACGTTTAAACAAGCCTATAAGAATAAAGATATGCACTCTGGGTTATTAGCAGCAAAGGCAGTGAATCCAGCATTACTTAATCCAAT
This window of the Sporosarcina ureilytica genome carries:
- a CDS encoding valine--tRNA ligase; translated protein: MSNDNLSMPTKYEPQAVEKGRYEWWLKGQYFEAQPESDKEPYTVVIPPPNVTGVLHLGHAWDTTLQDIIIRMKRMQGYDALWLPGMDHAGIATQARVEQRLRSEGKSRYDLGREKFLEATWNWKEEYASHIREQWGKLGLGLDYSRERFTLDEKLSKAVQEVFIKLYNKGLIYRGEYIINWDPATKTALSDIEVIHEDVQGAFYHMRYPLTDGTGSIEIATTRPETMLGDTAVAVHPEDERYKHLIGKTVTLPIVGREIPIVADDYVDMEFGSGAVKITPAHDPNDFEIGNRHNLERVLVMNEDGTMNDLAGKYKGMDRFDCRKQIVKDLQEMGVLFEIEDHLHSVGHSERSGAVVEPYLSTQWFVNMEPLAKAAIELQKGEEKVNFVPSRFENTYLNWMENIHDWCISRQLWWGHRIPAWYHNETGEVYVGHEAPADSENWKQDEDVLDTWFSSALWPFSTLGWPDADNEEFKRYYPTDALVTGYDIIFFWVSRMIFQGIEFTGERPFKDVLIHGLVRDAEGRKMSKSLDNGVDPMEVIEKYGADALRYTLSTGASPGQDIRFSWDRVESNWNFANKIWNASRFALMNMDGMTYDEIDLTGEKSVADTWILTRLNETIGEVTRLADKYEFGEVGRALYSFIWDDFCDWYIEMAKLPLYGDDEAAKKTTRSVLAYVLDNTMRLLHPFMPFITEEIWQNLPHEGESITIASWPVVDASLSDEARASEMQLLMDIIRSVRNIRAEVNTPMSRPVPFYISTREEKTTEILEANRKYIERFCNPETLTIGKGIEAPGKSMSAVITGAELFLPLEGLINIEEELARLEKELKKWDSEVKRVQGKLSNERFVANAPEAVVAEERAKEQDYLEKYATVEKRMEELKEI
- a CDS encoding TetR/AcrR family transcriptional regulator, with the translated sequence MNRNSRRIAILDAASKIVAEKGIFDLTIDAVAEEAGISKGGLLYHYRSKEVLVEKMVEHLATNYRIKIAKSAVEDKEEKGKWTRAYLDVTFKQAYKNKDMHSGLLAAKAVNPALLNPIHEAFSEWQHEIEDDGLDPIMATIIRLATDGIWLADLFGIDPIESEQKELIYETLRKWTNE